Proteins encoded within one genomic window of Saccharomyces paradoxus chromosome V, complete sequence:
- the SHC1 gene encoding Shc1p (Sporulation-specific activator of Chs3p (chitin synthase III)~similar to YER096W), producing the protein MSMAICSNTPGAYPEIGLCNEVDKQLKSGGFSSDSSLILNKPEVHQHWSSASSHISRSSDVYTNGKEEISSVVGEDTTDTDPFPSLVEKYNSFPTRKSLSEQNEFDDDVDDDVSSSPEQKSQGSREIEIPSEISSEISSEISSEILNSTSPDGTSEFHDFAEPPPSQNQSVALSFSQSNDLDFLNNPSGSGSSNDINRSSSSLSLPKHVSLDFNVYNSLCCTNEAIASESHNVAKFHLGKENKKSLLPRWKTIEMYGEAVKKTQDIYSNFQYAQYILKVGLDTEKLHELVKEREDGNDSFTIDFLKESLVNDAKVILKRLSAIGYPDAQYLLGDAYSSGVFGKIKNRRAFLLFSAAAKRLHIESVYRTAICYECGLGVTRNAPKAVNFLTFAATKNHPAAMYKLGVYSYHGLMGLPDDILTKMDGYRWLRRATSMASSLVCGAPFELANIYMTGYKDLIISDPDYAMELYKKAAVLGHAESARILEEARRNGEFVPQEHPGSAQKYRKTSDEAVAARKLI; encoded by the coding sequence ATGTCCATGGCCATTTGCTCAAATACCCCTGGTGCATACCCTGAAATTGGACTCTGTAATGAGGTCGATAAACAGTTGAAATCAGGCGGATTCTCCTCtgattcttctttgatattaAATAAACCAGAAGTTCACCAACACTGGTCTTCCGCTTCATCTCATATTTCACGCTCAAGTGATGTGTATACAAAtggcaaagaagaaatttcatcTGTTGTTGGTGAGGACACAACGGACACTGACCCTTTCCCCTCATTGGTCGAAAAATATAACTCTTTTCCCACGAGAAAGAGTCTTTCCGAACAGAACGAATTCGATGATGATGTTGATGACGACGTTTCTTCCTCACCAGAGCAAAAATCACAAGGTTCTCgtgaaattgaaattccttctgaaatttcttctgaaatttcttctgaaatttcttctgaaaTTCTAAATAGCACATCGCCAGACGGTACTTCAGAGTTTCACGACTTCGCTGAACCACCTCCCTCTCAGAATCAATCTGTCGCTCTCTCTTTCAGTCAATCAAAtgatttggattttttgaataatccAAGCGGATCGGGCTCTTCGAATGACATTAATAGAAGCTCGAGCTCCCTATCACTTCCCAAACACGTGTCATTAGACTTTAACGTTTACAATAGCCTTTGCTGCACAAACGAGGCCATTGCGTCAGAATCGCATAATGTGGCTAAATTTCACCTtggaaaggaaaataaaaagagcTTGTTACCAAGATGGAAAACTATTGAGATGTACGGAGAAGCGGTTAAGAAAACTCAAGACATATATTCCAATTTTCAGTATGCGCAATACATTTTAAAGGTAGGGTTGGACACAGAAAAACTACACGAACTCGTCAAGGAGCGGGAGGATGGGAATGATAGCTTCActattgattttttgaaggaatCTCTAGTGAACGACGCGAAagtgattttgaagagaCTAAGTGCCATTGGATATCCTGATGCACAATACCTTTTAGGTGACGCTTACTCCTCTGGAGTTTTCGgtaaaataaagaatagaagggcatttcttttgttctCCGCTGCAGCCAAAAGATTACACATTGAAAGTGTTTACAGAACCGCTATTTGCTATGAGTGCGGCTTGGGTGTAACAAGAAATGCACCGAAGGCGGTTAATTTCTTGACCTTCGCAGCAACTAAGAACCATCCAGCAGCAATGTACAAATTAGGAGTATATTCGTATCATGGTTTGATGGGCCTTCCTGATGAtattttaacaaaaatggaTGGTTATAGATGGTTGCGAAGGGCTACGTCCATGGCCAGCAGCTTAGTTTGTGGTGCTCCTTTTGAATTGGCCAATATTTATATGACAGGATATAAAGATCTTATCATTTCAGATCCAGATTATGCTATGGAATTGTACAAGAAGGCAGCGGTCCTAGGGCATGCTGAATCGGCAAGAATATTAGAAGAAGCTCGCAGAAATGGAGAGTTTGTTCCGCAGGAACATCCTGGTTCGGCACAAAAATATCGTAAAACCTCCGATGAAGCTGTGGCGGCCAGAAAGTTGATCTAA